The Cucumis melo cultivar AY chromosome 6, USDA_Cmelo_AY_1.0, whole genome shotgun sequence genome includes a region encoding these proteins:
- the LOC103496837 gene encoding uncharacterized protein LOC103496837, with product MGLERPIYTTKHHKGSVPLFQSTLVFDGVVYTSDLSRTKKEAEQLAARAAILSLHEDAINIKSQKTLADIIASKVRFHAMLQKVKDSHFSQIQPKSMPENTVERVAMTVNEDKNVKDAVSDSGVVCGAISEACPTSLFRPEFSSTKPEGSSPLVRLPIEFVPSTLEVPVGDHATTGSKRRSKNKRKARKKLCMENR from the exons ATGGGTTTGGAAAGACCTATATACACAACTAAACACCATAAAGGCTCGGTTCCATTGTTCCAGTCCACCTTGGTTTTTGATGGTGTGGTTTATACTAGTGATCTTAGTAGGACTAAGAAAGAGGCAGAGCAATTGGCAGCACGTGCAGCTATTCTTTCGCTTCATG aagatgcaataaatattaaatcacAAAAAACTCTTGCGGACATCATTGCATCTAAAGTCAGATTCCATGCAATGTTGCAAAAGGTTAAAGATTCACATTTTTCTCAAATTCAACCGAAATCCATGCCTGAAAATACAGTGGAACGTGTTGCAATGACAGTTAATGAAGATAAAAATGTTAAAGATGCTGTTTCAGACAGTGGAGTGGTATGTGGTGCAATTTCAGAGGCTTGTCCAACTTCTCTATTTCGACCTGAATTTAGTTCAACAAAACCGGAAGGATCATCCCCTCTAGTGAGACTCCCAATAGAATTTGTGCCTTCAACTTTAGAGGTGCCTGTTGGTGATCATGCAACAACTGGGTCTAAAAGGAGATCTAAGAACAAGAGAAAGGCACGTAAGAAACTGTGTATGGAGAACCGGTAA